Proteins encoded together in one Candidatus Sulfotelmatobacter sp. window:
- a CDS encoding ATP-binding protein translates to MATALKDTPVVMVTGPRQCGKTTLVRDLVAGDREFITMDDDTVLAAARSDPTGLVRALDRTTIDEVQRVPDLLRAIKKSVDEDRRAGRFLLTGSANILTLPQVSESLAGRMEIVSLLPLSRAEIRGKKPGFLKAAFDSKLGKPAEPMIGKDLVHAVLIGGYPEMLRRADPKRRQTWARDYIRAIVQRDVREVADVEKLDQMPHLLQVLAHHSGQLTNFTQIGGQVGFDDKTTRKYVSILEQLFLVRRVEPWFRNQLKRLVKTPKLHFLDSGLLGALLGATAERIANDRSIFGPLLETFVFSEVLKQASWFGENCAVYHYRDKDQDEVDLVIEMGSGVLVGIEVKASATVNARDFKGLRKLAEACGDNFKLGVVLFDGERPVHFGDRLVAAPMSCLWA, encoded by the coding sequence GTGGCCACCGCGCTCAAGGACACGCCGGTCGTCATGGTTACGGGCCCGCGTCAGTGTGGCAAGACCACATTGGTTCGCGATTTGGTCGCGGGCGATCGTGAATTCATCACCATGGACGACGACACAGTTCTGGCGGCAGCACGCAGCGATCCAACTGGGTTGGTGCGCGCTCTCGATCGAACTACCATTGACGAAGTACAGCGAGTGCCCGATCTCCTCCGGGCCATCAAGAAGTCAGTAGATGAAGATCGCCGCGCCGGTCGGTTCTTATTGACCGGCTCAGCCAATATCCTGACTCTGCCTCAGGTCTCAGAGAGTCTAGCTGGTCGCATGGAGATCGTGAGCCTTCTGCCGCTCTCACGGGCTGAAATCCGAGGTAAGAAGCCGGGGTTCCTCAAGGCAGCATTCGATAGCAAACTTGGCAAACCTGCGGAGCCAATGATCGGCAAAGACCTGGTACATGCCGTGCTGATTGGCGGTTACCCTGAAATGCTTCGACGTGCAGATCCAAAGCGACGCCAGACGTGGGCGCGGGATTACATAAGGGCCATAGTGCAGCGGGATGTACGCGAAGTTGCCGACGTGGAAAAACTCGACCAAATGCCGCATCTGCTACAGGTTCTTGCCCACCATTCTGGACAGCTCACCAATTTCACGCAGATAGGCGGCCAAGTTGGGTTTGACGACAAGACCACCAGAAAGTATGTGTCTATTCTGGAGCAGTTGTTTCTCGTTCGCCGGGTGGAACCGTGGTTCCGGAACCAGTTGAAGCGTCTGGTAAAGACGCCCAAGCTGCATTTCCTTGACTCCGGTCTGCTCGGCGCGCTCTTAGGGGCTACCGCGGAACGGATCGCGAATGACCGTTCGATCTTCGGTCCGCTGCTGGAAACATTTGTTTTCTCTGAGGTGTTGAAACAGGCTTCGTGGTTCGGTGAGAACTGCGCTGTGTACCACTACCGGGACAAAGATCAGGACGAGGTTGATCTGGTGATCGAAATGGGGAGTGGTGTATTGGTCGGCATCGAAGTCAAAGCGAGTGCTACCGTGAATGCTAGGGACTTCAAGGGACTCCGAAAGTTGGCGGAGGCCTGCGGCGATAACTTCAAGCTGGGAGTGGTTCTCTTCGATGGCGAAAGACCGGTCCACTTTGGCGACCGTCTTGTGGCTGCGCCAATGTCTTGTTTGTGGGCGTGA
- a CDS encoding KTSC domain-containing protein, with protein MVSIGYAPQERVLELEFRQSGEVYQYFDVPAEDHAAFLAAESKGTYLNQQFKPRGYRYQRVQPTPK; from the coding sequence ATCGTCAGCATCGGCTATGCTCCCCAGGAGCGGGTGCTGGAACTGGAATTTCGTCAATCGGGTGAGGTCTATCAGTACTTCGATGTGCCCGCCGAAGACCACGCGGCATTCCTCGCCGCCGAATCCAAAGGCACCTACCTCAATCAACAGTTCAAGCCTCGCGGTTACCGCTACCAGCGAGTTCAGCCCACGCCAAAGTAG
- a CDS encoding Xaa-Pro peptidase family protein, with the protein MDLAAIQSALRERNIDAWLFYDHHHRDPIAYRVLGLPTSLMVTRRWFYLIPAEGEPVKLVHKIEAGHLDSLPGKKHQYAGWQELFEKLKAILAQHRDLAMQYSPNNSVFTISLVDGGTIDLLRGLGKNVVSSADLVAQFESTWNQAQIASHFAARDSIDSIVAEAFKEIGKRVRNGGTKEHEIQQWFMEAFGRDNLQTGDPPIVAVNANAGNPHYEPHSSHPVPIREGDLVLLDVWGKKNAPGAVYYDITWMAFVGAAPSGRMQEIFEIVRDARDAGVKTVLDGINSGRRIAGWEVDRATRGHIQKAGYGDYFIHRTGHSIGTDVHSNGANMDDLEIHDERQILPNSCFSIEPGIYLPEFGVRSEVNVLVRDKSAEVTGKIQREIVNI; encoded by the coding sequence ATGGATCTCGCTGCCATCCAGTCTGCCCTGCGGGAACGCAATATTGACGCTTGGCTGTTCTATGACCATCATCATCGCGACCCCATCGCTTATCGCGTGCTCGGCCTGCCCACGAGCCTGATGGTCACTCGGCGCTGGTTCTATCTGATTCCTGCCGAAGGCGAACCTGTAAAACTGGTTCACAAGATTGAAGCCGGACATCTTGATTCCCTGCCTGGCAAGAAGCATCAATATGCGGGCTGGCAGGAGTTGTTCGAGAAGTTGAAGGCAATCCTGGCGCAGCATCGCGACCTGGCCATGCAGTATTCGCCGAACAACAGCGTGTTTACGATTTCTCTGGTCGATGGCGGGACGATTGATTTGCTTCGCGGATTAGGCAAGAACGTGGTGAGTTCAGCCGATCTGGTGGCGCAGTTCGAGTCGACTTGGAACCAGGCGCAGATCGCCTCGCACTTCGCGGCGCGCGACAGCATCGATTCCATCGTGGCGGAAGCGTTCAAAGAAATCGGCAAGCGCGTGCGCAATGGCGGGACGAAAGAGCACGAAATCCAGCAGTGGTTCATGGAAGCCTTCGGCCGCGATAATTTGCAGACCGGCGATCCGCCGATTGTGGCTGTGAACGCAAATGCCGGCAACCCGCACTACGAGCCGCATTCGAGTCACCCTGTACCAATTCGCGAAGGCGACCTTGTCTTGCTCGACGTGTGGGGCAAGAAAAACGCACCGGGCGCGGTGTACTACGACATTACCTGGATGGCTTTCGTGGGCGCGGCGCCTTCGGGCCGCATGCAGGAAATTTTTGAGATCGTGCGCGACGCGCGCGATGCCGGCGTAAAGACCGTTCTCGATGGAATCAATTCCGGCCGCCGCATCGCGGGTTGGGAAGTCGATCGCGCCACGCGTGGACATATTCAGAAAGCTGGCTACGGCGATTATTTTATCCATCGCACCGGACATTCCATCGGCACAGACGTCCATTCCAATGGAGCCAACATGGACGATCTGGAAATTCATGACGAGCGGCAGATTCTTCCCAACTCCTGCTTCTCGATTGAGCCGGGCATCTACCTGCCGGAATTTGGGGTGCGCAGCGAGGTCAACGTGCTGGTGCGCGACAAGTCCGCCGAGGTGACGGGAAAAATCCAACGCGAGATTGTGAACATCTGA
- a CDS encoding DUF6677 family protein, with protein sequence MANSASDKMTEKTKVAQAEPVSMMSVLAPAVGWLIPGAGHMIQKRWIRGLLLFVSVAALFLLGLAMQGRIYRANGGDILDILGFVGDVGAGGFYIVTLAMDWGQGAIAFATADYGTKFMIVAGLLNFIAVADAYHIAIGKKR encoded by the coding sequence ATGGCGAATTCTGCTTCGGATAAAATGACGGAGAAAACGAAAGTGGCGCAGGCTGAACCAGTCAGCATGATGAGCGTGCTCGCGCCCGCCGTGGGCTGGCTGATTCCAGGCGCCGGGCACATGATCCAGAAGCGCTGGATCCGCGGCCTGTTGCTGTTCGTTTCGGTGGCCGCGCTGTTCCTGCTCGGACTCGCCATGCAGGGCCGCATTTATCGAGCCAACGGCGGCGACATTCTCGATATTCTCGGCTTCGTCGGCGATGTGGGTGCGGGCGGATTCTACATCGTGACGCTGGCCATGGACTGGGGTCAGGGCGCGATTGCCTTCGCCACCGCGGATTACGGCACGAAATTTATGATCGTCGCGGGACTGCTGAACTTTATCGCCGTCGCCGACGCCTATCACATCGCTATCGGGAAAAAACGGTAA
- a CDS encoding GNAT family N-acetyltransferase, whose amino-acid sequence MEILDLRHFSSVDLRPLLEDETQLWARLLSWDYSGSAEMILRYVDAKILPGYAAVDRGRVFGYSFFVYEGSKGVIGDLYVANGNRLPNAREVELKLLTHVIETLQQSPGIHRVEAQLLAHEANAVSRPFLNTGFQRHPRLFMTLPLGKFESQKIPTHAEVEIRPWIDSDYQPSAAVITAAYRGHVDAQINDQYHTLSGSLRFLNNIVRFPGCGVFDAESSFVALDRNAKNLIGLILCSRVRQDVGHVTQVCLLPEYRSRGIGESLLAATEGSLRKRNFSLLSLTVTEANIGAVALYRRLHYQSNRIFDAFVWEG is encoded by the coding sequence TTGGAGATCCTCGACCTCAGGCACTTTTCTTCCGTCGATCTGCGTCCACTTCTCGAAGACGAGACGCAGCTCTGGGCGCGCCTGCTCTCGTGGGATTATTCCGGCTCAGCGGAAATGATCCTCCGCTACGTCGATGCGAAAATTCTTCCCGGCTATGCCGCGGTGGACCGCGGCCGTGTCTTCGGCTACTCGTTTTTTGTCTACGAAGGCAGCAAGGGAGTGATCGGCGACCTCTATGTCGCCAACGGCAATCGCCTGCCCAATGCCCGGGAAGTCGAATTGAAGCTGCTGACGCACGTGATTGAAACCTTGCAGCAGTCGCCTGGGATTCACCGGGTGGAGGCGCAACTTTTGGCGCACGAGGCCAATGCGGTTTCACGTCCATTTCTCAATACCGGATTCCAGCGCCATCCGCGCCTGTTCATGACTCTGCCGCTGGGGAAATTCGAATCCCAGAAAATTCCGACGCATGCCGAAGTGGAAATCCGCCCGTGGATCGACAGTGATTATCAACCCTCGGCCGCCGTCATAACCGCGGCCTATCGCGGCCATGTCGACGCCCAAATCAACGACCAATACCATACGTTGAGCGGATCGCTGCGCTTCCTCAATAACATCGTGCGCTTCCCGGGATGCGGCGTCTTCGATGCGGAATCGTCTTTCGTGGCCCTCGACCGGAACGCGAAAAATCTGATCGGACTGATTCTGTGCTCGCGCGTCCGCCAAGACGTCGGCCATGTTACCCAGGTGTGCCTGCTGCCGGAATACCGCTCGCGCGGAATCGGTGAGTCATTGCTCGCAGCCACGGAAGGCAGTCTGAGGAAGAGAAATTTCTCGCTGCTGTCGCTGACGGTGACCGAAGCCAATATCGGCGCGGTCGCCCTGTACCGCCGATTGCATTACCAGTCGAACCGGATTTTCGACGCGTTCGTGTGGGAAGGGTAA
- a CDS encoding glycosyltransferase family 39 protein, producing MSNRTRTDVLLMAGFCAFLFFYGIGQFGLIGADEPRYAQVAREMLEHRDWITPTLSGRPWLEKPPLYYWQAMLAYSVLGISGVAARVPAAIDATLLVIAIYLFFRKFRRGVEVDAALITASSAGVIGYARAASTDMPLAAAFGVGMLGWWAWRESGNKAYLALFYACMALGMLAKGPVAPFLAAVVIVIFALAARELRLVVKTLWLPGVVLFCAIASPWYVAVQIRNPQFFREFILEHNLARFSSNLYHHPEPFWYYLPVTLMSLLPWTVFVIAAFVESVRTWWSEKSWARKLTSVEPDLQLQFTLFACCWLVVPVAFFSISQSKLPGYILPAVPAGAILLADYLRRRLVREKDEPASKALVLLHALVAAAPTVPSLLIAYLVTQHRLPAGRPMLISLAITFVLAAAIALTLTSRLRLRMLRFVTLIPVVLSVAAALKFGANSLDQTLSARPLAVELATFETHTLPVAVCGVRRELEYGLAFYRNQTVARHEVGSVPAEEHLLVAPPAWKGNVTKMTQGRRVSFLGHYAPQDVDYYWVSAAGAKP from the coding sequence ATGAGCAACCGTACCCGCACAGACGTACTGCTGATGGCTGGCTTCTGTGCGTTCTTGTTTTTCTACGGCATCGGCCAGTTTGGACTGATCGGGGCCGATGAACCGCGCTACGCCCAAGTGGCGCGCGAGATGCTGGAACACCGCGACTGGATCACACCCACACTGAGCGGCCGTCCTTGGCTGGAGAAGCCGCCGCTGTATTACTGGCAGGCGATGCTGGCTTATTCCGTGCTCGGCATTAGCGGCGTGGCCGCACGGGTGCCCGCGGCGATTGATGCGACGCTGCTGGTGATTGCGATTTACCTCTTCTTTCGAAAATTTCGCCGCGGCGTGGAGGTGGACGCGGCCCTCATCACGGCGTCGTCCGCAGGCGTAATCGGCTACGCTCGCGCGGCGTCCACAGACATGCCGCTGGCCGCGGCCTTCGGCGTCGGCATGCTCGGGTGGTGGGCATGGCGCGAGAGCGGGAACAAAGCTTACTTGGCATTGTTTTATGCCTGCATGGCGCTGGGCATGCTGGCCAAAGGGCCGGTCGCGCCGTTTCTGGCGGCGGTCGTCATCGTGATCTTCGCGCTGGCCGCGCGAGAACTTCGACTCGTGGTCAAGACACTGTGGCTGCCGGGTGTTGTTCTCTTCTGTGCGATTGCGTCGCCGTGGTACGTCGCCGTGCAGATTCGCAATCCGCAATTCTTTCGCGAATTTATTCTTGAACACAATCTGGCGCGCTTCTCCAGCAATCTCTATCACCATCCCGAACCGTTCTGGTATTACCTGCCGGTCACGCTGATGTCGTTGTTGCCGTGGACGGTCTTCGTGATCGCGGCGTTCGTCGAATCGGTCCGGACATGGTGGTCGGAGAAAAGCTGGGCGCGCAAATTGACCTCTGTCGAACCTGATCTGCAATTGCAATTCACTCTGTTCGCCTGCTGCTGGCTCGTCGTGCCGGTCGCATTCTTCTCCATCTCGCAGTCGAAGCTTCCCGGCTACATTCTTCCCGCCGTTCCCGCGGGGGCGATTCTGCTGGCGGATTACTTGCGCCGCCGTCTTGTGCGAGAAAAAGATGAACCTGCCTCGAAGGCGCTCGTGCTGCTGCATGCGCTGGTGGCCGCCGCGCCGACCGTTCCTTCTCTTTTGATTGCTTATCTCGTAACGCAGCACCGACTGCCGGCGGGACGGCCCATGCTGATCTCGCTGGCGATCACGTTCGTGCTCGCTGCTGCGATTGCCCTCACGCTGACCAGTCGCTTGCGCCTGCGCATGCTGCGTTTCGTGACATTGATTCCCGTAGTGCTGTCGGTCGCCGCGGCGCTGAAGTTCGGAGCCAACTCTCTCGATCAGACGCTTTCCGCACGTCCGCTCGCTGTCGAACTCGCGACCTTTGAGACGCACACCTTGCCGGTCGCCGTCTGCGGAGTTCGCCGCGAACTGGAATATGGCCTCGCCTTCTATCGCAACCAGACCGTCGCGCGCCATGAAGTGGGAAGTGTCCCGGCGGAAGAACATCTGCTAGTCGCGCCTCCGGCGTGGAAAGGTAATGTCACAAAAATGACGCAGGGCCGACGCGTGTCCTTCCTGGGCCACTATGCTCCGCAGGATGTGGATTATTATTGGGTGTCTGCCGCGGGCGCTAAGCCATAA
- a CDS encoding bifunctional oligoribonuclease/PAP phosphatase NrnA: MEKRHNGVEDVLRQIGRHERFVLTSHARPDGDAVGSALACCQVLRAMGKHADVVLHDGVPRIYRSLPFADQVVHSSRVPGSYEAAIILECDSIHRTRLEGLEDRVLISIDHHVSGRPFAHVNWIDPHAVATAEMVFRLAREAEVKSSPEIATCLYTALMTDTGSFMFQGTNENTFALARELVLAGADPAHCAQGIYFAHSAAKIRLLGEALRNLNIDGRIGYAFVTQEQMERCGAIEEDCEGLVNYVLSIGGVEVAAFFRELPEGRYRVSLRSKGKLDVAQVAERFGGGGHECASGCSVEGPLTEAVRQVLFQLRRGPSVQ, translated from the coding sequence GTGGAAAAAAGGCATAATGGCGTCGAGGATGTGCTCCGGCAGATCGGACGGCACGAGCGATTCGTGCTGACCTCTCATGCCCGCCCCGACGGCGACGCCGTAGGCTCGGCGCTGGCCTGCTGCCAGGTCCTGCGCGCCATGGGCAAGCACGCCGATGTGGTGCTGCACGATGGCGTACCTCGCATCTACCGCTCGCTCCCATTCGCCGACCAGGTCGTGCATTCCAGCCGTGTGCCCGGCAGTTACGAAGCGGCGATCATTCTGGAATGCGACAGCATTCACCGCACGCGCCTCGAAGGCCTGGAGGACCGCGTGCTGATCAGCATCGACCATCACGTCAGCGGACGCCCCTTCGCCCACGTCAACTGGATCGATCCACACGCCGTGGCGACGGCGGAAATGGTGTTTCGCCTGGCGCGGGAAGCGGAAGTGAAATCTTCTCCCGAAATTGCGACCTGTCTTTATACGGCGCTGATGACCGATACCGGTTCTTTTATGTTTCAGGGCACGAATGAGAATACATTTGCCCTGGCGCGCGAACTGGTGCTGGCCGGAGCCGATCCCGCGCACTGTGCCCAGGGAATTTATTTCGCCCACTCGGCGGCGAAGATTCGTCTGCTGGGCGAGGCTCTGCGCAATCTGAACATCGACGGTCGTATCGGCTACGCCTTTGTGACGCAGGAACAGATGGAACGCTGCGGCGCGATCGAAGAGGATTGCGAAGGCCTGGTGAACTACGTTCTTTCGATCGGCGGCGTCGAGGTTGCCGCGTTCTTTCGCGAGCTGCCCGAGGGCCGTTACCGGGTCAGCCTGCGGAGCAAGGGCAAACTCGATGTGGCTCAGGTCGCGGAGCGCTTTGGGGGCGGCGGCCACGAATGCGCCAGCGGATGCTCCGTCGAAGGCCCGCTCACCGAAGCCGTCCGGCAAGTTCTATTCCAGTTGCGGCGCGGTCCTTCCGTACAATAG
- the rbfA gene encoding 30S ribosome-binding factor RbfA, translating into MEKRGLKYHRGRVGEALREEIETLVEGELADPRIGLVSVTAVHIAEDGRSAQVWVNVEGGDADADESLEGLEAAKEYIRHELVERLHLRRAPELYFRLDRAEQEKARVEELLARAKKRIKTSKTSKEPGGKKA; encoded by the coding sequence GTGGAGAAGCGTGGCCTCAAATATCATCGCGGGCGAGTTGGAGAAGCTCTGCGCGAGGAAATTGAAACGCTCGTCGAGGGCGAACTGGCTGATCCGCGCATTGGTTTAGTGAGCGTGACGGCGGTCCACATCGCCGAGGATGGCCGCTCGGCGCAGGTCTGGGTGAACGTAGAAGGCGGCGACGCCGATGCCGACGAGAGCCTCGAAGGATTGGAAGCGGCGAAGGAATACATCCGGCACGAACTGGTCGAGCGCCTGCATCTGAGGCGCGCTCCGGAATTGTACTTCCGGCTCGACCGGGCGGAACAGGAAAAGGCGCGGGTCGAAGAGTTATTGGCGCGGGCGAAAAAGCGGATCAAGACAAGCAAGACGAGCAAGGAACCCGGTGGAAAAAAGGCATAA
- a CDS encoding SAM-dependent methyltransferase, producing the protein MSPLRQKIEQEIRERGPIPFSRYMELCLYYPDLGYYSRHAAQFGKAGDFYTASDVHAVFGRLLARQFNEMWRVLGSPEDITLIELGAGRGLFAQDMLDWSEKKFPDFFHALHYELIERSPALRQRIEATLSRHLEAGKASLADGACGSEMVESETIGKGTTSVVRNAASGGRALALEADVILFANEFFDALPVEIVSPRGSLRIDAHAGRFVETWAPPSPQELEFLDRYSIHPEPGERVEVALAAQQYANEILATIDRGFFLAIDYGYTREEQLAGRHRGTLKAIRQHSVSADPYEAPGEQDITADINFTALAAAAEKQGMHPQKLITQSQFLLGIGESTEFADAFEDCHLPQERAKVALQLKHLVTPAGMGESFHVLLASKGVREETITTLAGMNFSRR; encoded by the coding sequence ATGAGCCCGCTTCGCCAAAAGATCGAGCAGGAAATCCGCGAACGTGGTCCGATTCCCTTCTCGCGCTACATGGAACTCTGCCTCTATTATCCCGACCTCGGCTACTATTCGCGCCACGCCGCGCAATTCGGCAAAGCCGGAGACTTCTATACCGCAAGCGACGTCCACGCCGTCTTCGGCCGCCTGCTTGCCCGCCAGTTCAACGAAATGTGGCGTGTGCTCGGCTCGCCCGAAGACATCACGCTCATCGAACTCGGCGCCGGCCGCGGCCTCTTCGCGCAAGATATGCTGGATTGGTCGGAAAAGAAATTCCCAGACTTCTTCCACGCTCTGCACTACGAGTTAATCGAACGCTCGCCCGCCTTGCGCCAAAGAATCGAAGCGACTCTGAGCCGGCATCTCGAAGCCGGAAAGGCTTCGCTGGCAGACGGCGCTTGCGGATCGGAAATGGTCGAATCCGAAACAATCGGGAAGGGCACGACTTCAGTCGTGCGGAATGCAGCTTCGGGGGGACGGGCTCTAGCCCTTGAGGCCGACGTCATCCTCTTCGCCAACGAATTCTTCGATGCCCTCCCGGTCGAAATCGTCAGCCCGCGAGGCTCTCTACGCATCGACGCCCACGCCGGCCGCTTCGTCGAAACCTGGGCGCCGCCTTCACCGCAAGAACTGGAATTCCTCGATCGCTACTCGATTCACCCCGAACCCGGCGAACGAGTAGAAGTCGCCCTGGCCGCGCAACAATACGCCAACGAAATTCTCGCCACCATCGACCGCGGATTCTTCCTCGCCATCGACTACGGATACACCCGCGAAGAGCAACTCGCCGGCCGCCATCGCGGCACGCTCAAGGCCATTCGCCAACACTCGGTCAGCGCCGATCCCTACGAAGCCCCCGGGGAGCAGGACATCACCGCCGACATAAACTTCACCGCCCTCGCCGCCGCCGCAGAAAAGCAAGGCATGCATCCACAGAAATTAATCACGCAATCGCAATTCTTGCTGGGCATCGGCGAGTCCACAGAATTTGCCGACGCCTTCGAAGATTGCCACCTGCCGCAGGAACGCGCCAAAGTCGCGCTCCAACTCAAGCATCTGGTCACCCCCGCCGGCATGGGCGAGAGCTTTCATGTCTTACTGGCAAGTAAAGGAGTGAGAGAGGAAACAATCACAACCCTGGCAGGCATGAACTTCAGCCGAAGGTAA
- a CDS encoding 3-hydroxyacyl-CoA dehydrogenase NAD-binding domain-containing protein: protein MGEVKTIAVIGAGTMGRGIAHAAALGGYRTVLEDLIPGALRKAESEIRANLDKAVELNKVTAADADAAFKRLEYAGSVEEAAREADLVIEAVPEEMESKIEIFTLLDKICRPTTMLASNTSSLSVTEIASVTYRAKKCVGMHFFNPVHKMKLLEIVRALETDDETLATAFEVGKRMGKEVVVIKESPGFITSRINAMIGNEAFYMLAEGIASAADIDKALKLGLNHPMGPFELVDLVGLDTRLSILEYLHKSLGEKFRPAPLLVQYVKAGRLGRKSGRGVYEYPEVKPAG, encoded by the coding sequence GTGGGCGAAGTTAAGACGATTGCCGTCATCGGCGCGGGAACGATGGGGCGCGGCATCGCGCACGCCGCGGCGCTGGGCGGGTATCGCACGGTGCTGGAGGACTTGATTCCCGGCGCTCTGCGCAAGGCGGAGAGCGAAATTCGTGCCAATCTCGACAAGGCCGTGGAGCTGAACAAAGTAACGGCTGCCGATGCGGACGCGGCGTTTAAGCGATTGGAATATGCCGGATCGGTGGAAGAGGCCGCCCGCGAGGCCGACCTCGTCATTGAAGCGGTGCCGGAGGAGATGGAATCGAAGATTGAGATCTTCACGCTCCTCGACAAGATCTGCCGGCCGACGACGATGCTGGCGTCAAATACGTCGTCGCTCAGCGTGACGGAGATTGCGAGCGTGACCTATCGCGCGAAGAAGTGCGTCGGCATGCATTTCTTCAATCCCGTGCACAAAATGAAGCTGCTCGAAATCGTACGCGCGCTCGAAACCGACGACGAAACGCTGGCTACGGCGTTCGAAGTGGGCAAGCGCATGGGCAAGGAAGTTGTGGTGATCAAGGAGTCGCCGGGGTTCATCACCAGCCGCATCAATGCCATGATAGGGAATGAGGCGTTTTATATGCTGGCGGAGGGAATTGCGTCGGCGGCAGATATCGACAAGGCACTGAAGTTGGGACTGAATCATCCCATGGGGCCGTTCGAGTTGGTCGATCTGGTGGGGCTGGACACGCGGCTAAGCATTCTGGAGTATCTGCATAAATCGCTGGGGGAAAAATTTCGTCCGGCGCCGCTGCTGGTGCAGTATGTGAAGGCTGGACGGTTGGGAAGGAAGTCGGGACGCGGGGTGTATGAGTATCCGGAAGTGAAGCCCGCAGGCTGA
- a CDS encoding haloacid dehalogenase-like hydrolase — protein sequence MADKPIKRYIFASDFDKTLTFNDSGYVLAELVGIPIEEFERKAQGMAKINLVQQGAELAYLLLHDPEFQAKVRKEHLHEVGKRIRLKGDIKLLYQLLDTGIDGHQFDFYVLSAAPVEIVRSALEDIVPPDHIYGTEFLYKPSGEIDTIVRATAGYGKVAVLNNLLLQQVAGPDHVIYTGDGSSDIHVMLHINSRDGLTIAVSESTDVSQIAKRTVLSTSALAVLAPILEEIAGWERYRIRSFFEANGMLIQEWQRVRTDWLTVRPAIDPVEPEAEPGAIGMLRTEI from the coding sequence ATGGCAGATAAACCCATAAAACGCTACATCTTCGCCAGCGACTTCGACAAGACGCTCACCTTCAACGACTCCGGCTACGTGCTGGCCGAGTTGGTCGGGATTCCCATCGAAGAGTTCGAACGCAAGGCCCAGGGCATGGCCAAGATCAACCTCGTGCAACAGGGCGCGGAGCTCGCCTATCTGCTGCTGCACGACCCTGAATTCCAGGCCAAAGTTCGCAAGGAACATCTCCACGAAGTCGGCAAGCGCATTCGCCTCAAGGGCGACATCAAGCTGCTCTATCAGCTTCTCGACACCGGCATTGACGGCCACCAGTTCGATTTCTACGTTCTTTCCGCCGCGCCGGTCGAGATCGTCCGCTCGGCGCTTGAAGACATTGTTCCGCCCGATCACATCTACGGCACCGAATTTCTCTACAAGCCCTCGGGCGAAATCGACACCATCGTGCGCGCCACCGCCGGCTACGGCAAAGTCGCCGTCCTAAACAATCTGCTGTTGCAGCAGGTCGCCGGCCCCGATCACGTGATTTACACCGGAGACGGCAGCTCCGATATTCATGTCATGCTGCACATCAATTCACGCGACGGCCTTACCATTGCGGTGTCCGAATCGACCGACGTTTCGCAGATCGCGAAACGCACCGTGCTCAGCACCAGCGCGCTTGCGGTGCTGGCGCCGATTCTTGAAGAAATCGCAGGCTGGGAACGCTATCGCATTCGCAGCTTCTTCGAAGCCAACGGCATGCTTATTCAAGAATGGCAGCGAGTTCGCACCGACTGGCTCACCGTGCGGCCGGCAATCGATCCCGTTGAACCGGAAGCAGAACCGGGCGCGATCGGAATGCTACGCACGGAAATCTAA
- a CDS encoding hemerythrin domain-containing protein, producing MLRDKNLIPLSRQHQHALALCVRIDRASPIGDADLSAWQAEIAQQFQMEIGFHFAAEEQVLFPGARKFQELVPLVDDLIADHAALRARFAQAEGGKMHAADLSAFAQRMSAHIRKEERQLFERMQGLMTQEELARLGENLQAALADAAQACALPANATRLRSAIEAGAEDSAAKELKISQP from the coding sequence ATGCTACGCGATAAAAATCTGATTCCGCTCTCCCGTCAGCACCAGCACGCTCTGGCGCTTTGCGTGCGAATCGACCGCGCCTCGCCCATCGGCGACGCCGACCTTTCCGCCTGGCAAGCGGAAATCGCCCAGCAGTTTCAGATGGAGATTGGTTTTCATTTCGCCGCCGAAGAACAGGTGTTGTTCCCGGGGGCGCGCAAGTTTCAGGAATTGGTCCCGTTAGTCGACGATCTGATCGCCGACCACGCAGCTCTACGCGCCAGGTTCGCCCAGGCAGAAGGCGGCAAAATGCATGCGGCTGATTTGTCCGCTTTCGCGCAGCGCATGTCCGCGCACATCCGCAAAGAAGAGCGTCAGCTTTTCGAGCGCATGCAGGGATTGATGACTCAGGAAGAACTCGCGCGTCTGGGAGAAAATCTCCAAGCCGCTCTCGCCGACGCCGCGCAAGCCTGCGCCCTGCCTGCCAACGCAACCCGCTTGCGATCGGCGATAGAAGCCGGAGCGGAAGATTCCGCAGCGAAAGAATTAAAGATTAGCCAGCCGTAG